A single region of the Jatrophihabitans sp. GAS493 genome encodes:
- the aroC gene encoding chorismate synthase encodes MRWMTAGESHGPALVAMLDGLPAGVAVTTGDLAKDLARRRLGYGRGARMKFEADEVELTGGVRHGVTMGGPIAVRVGNTEWPKWETVMSADPVDPEVLAAQARNAPLTRPRPGHADLAGMQKYDLEDARPVLERASARETAARVALGTVARAFLRQSVGIEILSHVVSIGSVSAPAGVVPRPGEEDVVDESPVRCLDAAAGAAMIAEIDATKTAGDTLGGVVEVLAYGLPPGLGSHVQGDRRLDSRLAAALMGIQAIKGVEVGDGFELARIRGSQAHDEIVRESDGAIRRVSGRAGGTEGGISTGETLRVRAAMKPISTVPRALATVDTATGEAAVAINQRSDVCAVPAAGVVAEAMVALVLAEAVLEKFGGDSVAETSRNVAGYLAHLVERGLTPAPGLHLPAGQIAAAGSEPS; translated from the coding sequence TTGCGATGGATGACAGCAGGTGAGTCCCACGGCCCCGCCCTGGTGGCGATGCTCGACGGGTTGCCGGCGGGTGTAGCGGTGACGACAGGTGATCTGGCGAAGGATCTGGCCCGCCGGCGTCTGGGGTACGGCCGGGGTGCGCGGATGAAGTTCGAGGCCGACGAGGTGGAGCTGACCGGGGGAGTCCGGCACGGCGTCACCATGGGCGGCCCGATCGCGGTCCGCGTGGGCAACACCGAGTGGCCCAAGTGGGAGACGGTGATGAGCGCCGACCCGGTCGACCCCGAGGTGCTGGCCGCTCAGGCTCGTAACGCCCCGCTGACCCGTCCGCGCCCTGGACACGCCGATCTGGCCGGCATGCAGAAGTACGACCTCGAGGACGCCCGCCCCGTGCTGGAGCGGGCCAGCGCTCGCGAGACGGCGGCCCGCGTCGCCCTCGGCACGGTTGCGCGAGCCTTCCTCCGACAGAGTGTCGGCATCGAGATCCTCAGTCACGTCGTGAGCATCGGATCGGTGAGTGCGCCGGCGGGTGTCGTACCCCGGCCCGGCGAGGAGGACGTCGTGGACGAATCACCGGTCCGCTGCCTGGACGCGGCGGCGGGGGCGGCCATGATCGCTGAGATCGATGCGACGAAGACCGCGGGCGACACCCTGGGCGGCGTCGTGGAGGTGCTGGCCTACGGCCTGCCGCCCGGCCTGGGCAGTCATGTTCAGGGTGATCGTCGGCTCGACTCACGGTTGGCTGCCGCGCTGATGGGTATCCAGGCGATCAAGGGCGTCGAGGTCGGCGACGGCTTCGAGCTAGCCCGAATTCGTGGCTCGCAGGCCCACGACGAGATCGTCCGGGAGTCCGATGGAGCAATCCGCCGCGTCTCCGGTCGGGCCGGCGGCACCGAGGGCGGGATCAGCACCGGCGAGACCCTTCGGGTGCGCGCGGCGATGAAACCGATCTCCACCGTGCCCCGGGCGCTGGCTACCGTCGACACCGCGACCGGTGAGGCGGCCGTCGCGATCAACCAACGCTCGGACGTCTGCGCGGTGCCGGCCGCCGGGGTAGTGGCCGAGGCGATGGTTGCTCTGGTGCTGGCCGAGGCGGTGCTCGAGAAGTTCGGCGGTGACTCGGTCGCCGAGACCTCCCGCAATGTCGCTGGATACCTGGCGCACCTGGTCGAGCGTGGCCTCACCCCGGCGCCGGGACTCCACCTGCCGGCCGGCCAGATAGCCGCTGCCGGTTCAGAACCGTCGTGA
- the aroQ gene encoding type II 3-dehydroquinate dehydratase, whose translation MSEQNRRVLVLNGPNLGRLGSREPTIYGDTTHAQLAALCVRAGDELGLIVEVRQSDSEGELLGWLHEAADAQAPVVFNPGAYSHTSVALRDACSARTADLVEVHISNIHAREEFRHHSYVSAVASGVIAGLGVQGYVLALSWIASELDIAASK comes from the coding sequence ATGAGCGAGCAGAACCGGCGGGTGCTGGTGCTGAACGGCCCAAATCTGGGGCGGCTCGGCTCCCGCGAGCCCACTATCTACGGCGACACCACCCACGCCCAGCTGGCCGCACTCTGCGTGCGGGCCGGTGACGAGCTCGGTCTGATTGTCGAGGTCCGCCAGTCCGACAGCGAGGGCGAGCTGCTGGGCTGGCTGCACGAGGCGGCCGACGCGCAGGCGCCGGTCGTCTTCAACCCCGGAGCCTATTCGCACACTTCGGTGGCCCTGCGTGACGCCTGCTCGGCCCGCACCGCCGACCTGGTCGAGGTGCATATCAGCAACATCCATGCCCGCGAGGAGTTCCGCCACCACTCCTACGTCTCCGCGGTGGCCTCCGGCGTGATCGCCGGCCTCGGCGTGCAGGGGTATGTACTGGCGCTGTCCTGGATCGCGTCGGAGCTGGACATCGCGGCGAGCAAGTAG
- a CDS encoding FdhF/YdeP family oxidoreductase, producing the protein MPDSDRIDPVPTEVSEPKTSAVGLPGILHSMQYALAEMGPTRTAKTLSKMNHVDGFDCPSCAWPDPDRRKAAEFCENGAKAVSWEATRKHIGADFFAEHPVAELREMTDHWLEAQGRLTEPLLLAAGDTHYRPVSWKTATTMVADSLRNLANPNRAAFYTSGRASNEAAFVYQLLARQLGTNNLPDCSNMCHESSGSALTETLGIGKGSVTLDDLTLHAELIVIVGQNPGTNHPRMLTALEDAKRRGARIVAINPLPEAGLQRFRNPQRVSGILGRGTKLADRYLAVRVNGDLALFNAVNRLLVERDESAAGPVLDHDFIREYTDGFDQARAGWLATDWPSLQQQSGLDRHELEQFVDDVVSAKSIVVCWAMGLTQHKNSVATIREITNFLLLRGNIGRPGAGVCPVRGHSNVQGDRTMGIYEKPAPAFLDALRTEFGFDPPREHGHDTVDTIRAMRDGQIDVFIGLGGNFALATPDTAVTEAALERCDLTVQISTKLNRSHLRGGRQALILPCLGRTERDIRDGVEQFVTVEDSMSMVHSSRGRLPAGSDQLRSEVAIVTAIGDTLFGSGPDDAVAWRQMGNDYRIIRKHIEHVVPGFHAFEERIANPGGFILPNPPRDAREFKTDTGRAHLTVNPPTAIVAPPGHLILQTVRSHDQFNTTIYGLDDRYRGIHGGRMVVFVNADDLREQGISDGAMVDIVSVWGSEERRAAGFRVVSYETPKGCAAAYYPETNVLIPLDSTADVSNTPTSKSIVVRLEPQRG; encoded by the coding sequence ATGCCCGACAGCGACCGGATCGATCCCGTACCAACCGAGGTGAGCGAGCCGAAGACCAGTGCGGTCGGATTACCGGGGATCCTCCACTCCATGCAGTACGCCCTGGCCGAGATGGGACCGACCCGTACCGCCAAGACGCTCTCCAAGATGAACCACGTCGACGGCTTCGACTGCCCGAGCTGCGCGTGGCCGGATCCCGATCGACGCAAAGCGGCCGAATTCTGCGAGAACGGCGCCAAGGCCGTCTCCTGGGAGGCGACCCGCAAGCACATCGGCGCTGACTTCTTCGCCGAACACCCGGTAGCCGAACTGCGGGAGATGACCGATCACTGGCTCGAGGCCCAGGGACGGCTCACTGAGCCGCTCCTGCTGGCCGCCGGCGACACCCACTACCGCCCGGTCAGCTGGAAGACGGCGACGACGATGGTCGCGGACTCGCTGCGAAACCTGGCGAACCCGAATCGGGCCGCCTTCTATACCAGCGGACGAGCCAGCAATGAAGCTGCGTTCGTGTACCAACTGCTGGCACGCCAGTTGGGGACGAACAACCTGCCCGACTGCTCCAACATGTGCCACGAATCGAGCGGGTCGGCCCTCACCGAAACACTGGGGATCGGCAAGGGCAGTGTGACCCTCGACGACCTGACGCTGCACGCAGAACTGATCGTGATCGTCGGACAGAACCCGGGTACCAACCATCCCCGGATGCTCACGGCCCTGGAGGACGCCAAACGGCGGGGGGCCCGGATCGTCGCGATCAACCCGCTGCCGGAGGCCGGGCTGCAGCGATTCCGCAACCCGCAGCGAGTCAGCGGCATCCTCGGACGCGGCACGAAACTGGCCGACCGCTATCTGGCGGTTCGCGTGAACGGCGACCTGGCCCTGTTCAACGCCGTCAACCGACTGCTCGTCGAACGCGATGAATCAGCGGCCGGACCGGTGCTGGATCACGATTTCATCCGCGAGTACACCGATGGGTTCGACCAGGCCCGCGCTGGCTGGCTGGCCACTGACTGGCCCTCGCTGCAGCAGCAGTCCGGACTCGACCGCCACGAGCTCGAGCAATTCGTGGACGATGTCGTCTCGGCGAAGAGCATCGTGGTCTGCTGGGCCATGGGACTGACCCAGCACAAGAACTCGGTGGCGACGATCCGTGAGATCACCAACTTCCTACTCCTGCGCGGGAACATCGGCCGCCCGGGCGCCGGAGTCTGCCCGGTGCGCGGCCACAGCAACGTGCAGGGTGACCGGACGATGGGTATCTACGAGAAGCCGGCACCGGCCTTCCTGGACGCGCTGCGGACGGAGTTCGGATTCGACCCGCCCCGCGAGCACGGGCACGACACCGTCGACACGATCCGGGCGATGCGCGACGGCCAGATCGATGTCTTCATCGGACTGGGCGGCAACTTCGCGCTGGCCACGCCGGATACCGCCGTCACGGAGGCCGCGTTGGAGCGCTGCGACCTGACCGTGCAGATATCGACGAAGCTCAACCGGTCGCATCTGCGCGGCGGGCGGCAGGCGCTCATCCTCCCCTGCCTCGGCCGTACCGAGCGAGATATCCGTGACGGTGTTGAACAGTTCGTCACCGTTGAGGACTCCATGAGCATGGTGCACTCGTCGCGAGGCCGGTTGCCGGCCGGCTCCGACCAACTTCGCAGCGAGGTCGCGATCGTCACCGCAATCGGTGACACGCTCTTCGGCAGCGGACCCGACGATGCCGTTGCGTGGAGGCAGATGGGCAATGATTACCGGATCATTCGCAAGCACATCGAGCATGTGGTGCCAGGCTTTCACGCCTTCGAGGAACGGATCGCGAACCCGGGCGGCTTCATCCTGCCCAATCCACCTCGGGACGCGCGCGAGTTCAAGACCGACACCGGTCGAGCTCACCTCACGGTGAACCCGCCAACCGCGATCGTCGCACCGCCGGGGCATCTCATCCTGCAGACAGTGCGCTCGCACGACCAGTTCAACACGACCATCTACGGCCTCGACGACCGCTACCGTGGAATCCACGGCGGTCGGATGGTCGTCTTCGTCAACGCTGACGATCTGCGGGAACAGGGGATCAGCGACGGTGCGATGGTCGACATCGTGAGCGTCTGGGGCAGCGAAGAGCGGCGCGCCGCAGGGTTTCGGGTGGTCAGTTACGAGACGCCGAAGGGGTGCGCTGCGGCGTACTACCCGGAGACGAACGTCCTCATCCCGCTCGACTCGACAGCCGATGTCAGCAATACGCCAACCTCGAAGTCGATCGTCGTGCGCCTGGAACCACAGCGCGGCTGA
- the msrA gene encoding peptide-methionine (S)-S-oxide reductase MsrA, giving the protein MTATTETAILAGGCFWGMQDLLRRRPGVMSTRVGYSGGDTPNATYRNHGSHAEALEIVFDPEQTSYRDLLEFFFQVHDPSTKNRQGNDIGASYRSAIFYTSDEQKRVAEETIADVDASGLWPGKVVTEVAAAGPFWEAEPEHQDYLEKYPNGYTCHYPRPGWKLPHRAQAVSS; this is encoded by the coding sequence ATGACGGCTACCACTGAGACGGCGATCCTGGCCGGAGGTTGTTTCTGGGGGATGCAGGACCTTCTGCGCCGCCGCCCCGGAGTGATGTCGACCCGGGTCGGGTACAGCGGAGGCGATACTCCGAACGCCACCTACCGCAACCACGGATCGCACGCCGAGGCTTTGGAGATCGTCTTCGACCCCGAGCAGACCAGCTATCGCGACCTCCTCGAGTTCTTCTTCCAGGTGCACGACCCGTCGACCAAGAATCGTCAGGGCAACGACATTGGGGCGAGCTACCGCTCGGCCATCTTCTACACCAGTGACGAGCAGAAGCGCGTGGCCGAGGAGACCATCGCCGATGTGGACGCCTCCGGTCTCTGGCCGGGCAAGGTCGTCACCGAAGTCGCCGCGGCCGGTCCGTTCTGGGAGGCGGAGCCCGAGCATCAGGATTACCTCGAGAAGTACCCGAACGGCTACACCTGCCATTACCCACGGCCGGGCTGGAAGCTCCCGCACCGTGCGCAGGCCGTCAGTTCATAG
- a CDS encoding molybdenum cofactor guanylyltransferase: MSDTPGQHSAREPSRANRMPAPSDRFDAVLIAGGGGRRLGGVDKPGLQLGDQQLLDRVLDAAVGAEHRILVAGSDQPSADRAEDSGRYPDLIRCTEQPPGSGPLSALLTGARLTAAPTVLILAGDLPFIAPAIVPLLRGCATGPAVLVDSDGRANLLASAWPRNTLLARLEHIGDPTNQPMRRLIEGVDWTSVPDLGGWGEDCDTWADVERARDLLR, from the coding sequence GTGAGCGACACGCCAGGGCAGCATTCGGCCCGCGAGCCGTCCCGGGCGAACCGGATGCCGGCTCCGAGCGACCGCTTCGACGCGGTGCTGATCGCCGGCGGCGGCGGCCGGCGTCTGGGTGGTGTCGACAAACCCGGCTTGCAGCTGGGTGATCAGCAGCTTCTCGACCGCGTACTGGACGCGGCGGTCGGCGCCGAGCATCGGATTCTGGTGGCCGGGAGCGACCAACCGAGCGCCGACCGGGCCGAGGACTCCGGGCGATATCCGGATCTGATCCGCTGCACCGAGCAGCCACCGGGCTCGGGGCCCTTGTCGGCGCTGCTGACCGGTGCTCGCCTCACCGCGGCCCCTACGGTGCTGATCCTGGCCGGCGATCTACCCTTCATCGCCCCGGCCATCGTGCCGCTGCTGCGCGGTTGCGCAACCGGCCCGGCCGTGCTCGTCGACTCCGACGGGCGGGCTAACCTGCTCGCTTCAGCGTGGCCCCGCAACACCCTGCTGGCCCGTCTGGAGCACATCGGCGACCCGACGAACCAGCCGATGCGACGGCTCATTGAGGGGGTCGACTGGACCTCCGTGCCGGATCTGGGCGGCTGGGGTGAGGACTGTGACACCTGGGCGGATGTGGAGCGGGCCCGAGACCTCCTGCGGTAG
- a CDS encoding transcriptional regulator has translation MNTTSAAEDDDPPPSREYAKALGARLRAIRGQQHLSLHAVERKSDGKWKAVVVGSYERGDRAVSVQRLAELADFYRVPVSVLLPTEDHPGSSSATGGLAKIVLNLERLHSAPADEVTLLTRFVGAIQRERGDYGNRVLSIRAEDLRTLAILYDTTVEALTERLVRWQVLAPDSLILDGEP, from the coding sequence ATCAACACCACCAGCGCTGCCGAGGACGACGATCCGCCACCGAGCCGTGAGTACGCCAAGGCTCTCGGCGCCCGGCTGCGCGCGATCCGTGGCCAGCAGCACCTCTCCCTCCACGCGGTCGAGCGCAAGTCCGACGGCAAGTGGAAGGCGGTCGTTGTCGGCTCGTACGAGCGTGGCGACCGCGCGGTTTCGGTGCAGCGTCTCGCCGAGCTCGCGGACTTCTACCGCGTGCCGGTCAGCGTTCTCCTCCCGACCGAAGACCACCCCGGCTCCAGCTCCGCCACCGGCGGCCTGGCCAAGATCGTGCTCAACCTCGAGCGGCTGCACAGCGCGCCGGCTGATGAGGTCACCCTCCTCACCCGCTTCGTCGGCGCGATCCAGCGCGAGCGGGGCGACTATGGCAACCGGGTCCTCTCGATCCGCGCCGAGGACCTGCGCACGCTGGCCATCCTGTACGACACCACGGTCGAGGCCCTCACCGAGCGCCTCGTGCGCTGGCAGGTGCTCGCCCCGGATTCGCTCATCCTCGACGGCGAGCCGTAA
- the efp gene encoding elongation factor P: MASTNDLKNGLVLNIDGQLWSVVEFQHVKPGKGGAFVRTTLKNVLTGKVVDRTFNAGTKVETATVDKRGMTFLYREGNDFVFMDGETYEQMTVPEATVGDAANYLLDNAEATVAIHEGNALYIELPVSVELIISHTDPGLQGDRATGGTKPATVETGAEIQVPLFVSTGEKVKVDTRDGRYLGRVNS, translated from the coding sequence GTGGCGAGCACAAACGACCTCAAGAACGGCCTGGTCCTCAACATCGATGGTCAGCTCTGGAGCGTGGTGGAGTTCCAGCACGTCAAGCCCGGCAAGGGTGGCGCGTTCGTGCGCACGACGCTGAAGAACGTCCTCACCGGCAAGGTGGTTGACCGGACCTTCAACGCCGGCACCAAGGTCGAGACCGCCACGGTGGATAAGCGTGGCATGACGTTCCTCTACCGCGAGGGCAACGACTTCGTCTTCATGGACGGCGAGACGTATGAGCAGATGACGGTGCCGGAGGCGACGGTCGGCGACGCGGCCAACTACCTGCTGGACAACGCCGAGGCCACCGTTGCGATCCACGAGGGAAACGCTCTCTACATCGAGCTTCCGGTCAGCGTCGAGCTGATCATCTCGCACACCGACCCGGGGCTGCAGGGCGATCGGGCCACCGGTGGCACGAAGCCGGCCACCGTCGAGACCGGTGCCGAGATCCAGGTTCCGCTCTTCGTCAGTACCGGCGAGAAGGTCAAGGTCGACACTCGCGACGGTCGCTACCTGGGCCGAGTGAACAGCTGA
- the msrB gene encoding peptide-methionine (R)-S-oxide reductase MsrB — protein MTRIGSSAPVVKTDEQWRAELSPAEYAVLRQAATERPFVGEYTDNHRTGSYSCRACGSELFRSDAKFDSHCGWPSFFTPLAGDSVIEVEDRSMGTVRTEVVCANCHSHLGHVFAGEGYETPTDLRYCINSISMTFEDAGVQDGQSPTP, from the coding sequence ATGACCAGAATTGGAAGTTCCGCGCCGGTCGTGAAGACCGATGAGCAGTGGCGGGCCGAGTTGAGCCCCGCTGAATATGCAGTTCTACGCCAGGCCGCGACCGAGCGGCCGTTCGTCGGTGAATACACCGATAACCATCGCACCGGCAGCTACAGCTGTCGGGCCTGCGGAAGTGAGCTGTTCCGTAGCGACGCCAAGTTCGACTCGCACTGCGGATGGCCGAGTTTCTTCACTCCGCTGGCCGGCGACAGCGTGATCGAGGTCGAGGATCGGAGCATGGGGACGGTGCGCACCGAGGTCGTCTGCGCAAACTGCCACAGCCACCTCGGGCATGTCTTCGCCGGCGAGGGCTATGAGACGCCGACCGACCTGAGGTACTGCATCAACTCCATCTCGATGACCTTCGAGGACGCAGGCGTTCAGGATGGGCAGTCACCAACACCGTAA
- a CDS encoding ROK family protein, which produces MSELRSPTEHWVVVGLDNGGTSNNATVLDSRGIFLVDRLVENASFVQEGPEVAIDALASAFVHVLSLTGTPLSAVRAVGLDTPGPTDAEGVISSKGATNFSAPEWRGFDFRAGLENKLQLPVIYNNDGNAAALYAHHQFFGPRAPEESSISAIVGTGLGGGVVVAGQVVQGVAGMGGELGHVHIPMHGLLEVDQPLPECNCGFSGDAESVASLKGIEKNLLPYWLTRFPDHDLNNLGAIAQAAKQVRSYAEKGDPMALRIFEQQAMALGRLFTIAANFTDPSAYFLGGGVVETTPQLRDWFMGVVRANTVLREEQLQRTSMALVPDLDMAGARGSAIAAMRHINAATG; this is translated from the coding sequence GTGAGCGAACTCCGGTCCCCCACCGAGCATTGGGTCGTCGTCGGCCTCGACAACGGCGGCACCAGCAACAACGCGACGGTCCTCGACTCTCGCGGGATATTCCTGGTCGATCGCCTCGTCGAGAACGCCTCCTTCGTTCAGGAGGGGCCGGAGGTCGCCATCGATGCCCTGGCCTCGGCCTTCGTCCACGTGCTCTCACTTACCGGAACACCGCTCTCGGCCGTGCGGGCGGTGGGCTTGGACACGCCGGGACCGACAGACGCCGAGGGCGTCATCTCATCGAAGGGAGCCACGAACTTCTCGGCCCCCGAGTGGCGCGGCTTCGACTTCCGTGCCGGGCTGGAGAACAAGCTCCAGCTTCCGGTCATCTACAACAACGACGGCAACGCGGCCGCGCTCTACGCCCACCATCAGTTCTTCGGGCCGCGCGCGCCGGAGGAGTCCTCCATCTCGGCGATCGTCGGCACCGGGCTCGGGGGCGGGGTGGTCGTTGCCGGCCAGGTCGTCCAAGGCGTCGCGGGCATGGGTGGCGAACTCGGGCACGTCCACATCCCGATGCACGGACTTCTCGAGGTCGACCAGCCGCTACCGGAGTGCAACTGCGGATTCAGTGGGGATGCCGAGAGCGTCGCCTCCCTGAAAGGGATCGAGAAGAACCTGCTCCCCTACTGGTTGACCCGCTTCCCCGACCATGATCTGAACAACCTCGGCGCGATCGCCCAGGCCGCCAAGCAGGTACGCAGCTACGCCGAAAAGGGCGATCCGATGGCCCTGCGAATCTTCGAGCAGCAGGCGATGGCCCTCGGTCGGCTCTTCACCATTGCCGCCAACTTCACAGATCCCAGCGCCTACTTCCTCGGCGGTGGCGTGGTGGAGACGACGCCGCAGCTGCGGGACTGGTTCATGGGTGTCGTGCGGGCGAACACCGTGCTGCGGGAGGAGCAGCTTCAGCGCACGTCGATGGCCCTGGTCCCGGACCTCGATATGGCCGGCGCCCGCGGGTCGGCCATCGCCGCAATGCGCCACATCAACGCCGCCACAGGGTGA
- the fdhD gene encoding formate dehydrogenase accessory sulfurtransferase FdhD, with translation MPVSTTRRAVVRLRQTPRESVADDLAVEAPLTLILDGEPLATLMRSPGHDLELAAGWLTVESGVRGPSDIQQLRESRDSERVLISLAPGVQAPRPRAFVTSSSCGVCSADVLETALLRRWPAAPADWRISRDIVQGLPESMREQQRAFARTGGVHAAALATVEGELLVVREDVGRHNATDKVIGWGLLQHRLPMSSHVLVVSGRVSFEIVQKAVAAGVAAIVAVSAPTSLALDLSREHELLLAGMVRSGRMNLYSRADAVTD, from the coding sequence ATGCCGGTGAGTACGACCCGCCGCGCGGTGGTGCGGCTGCGCCAGACCCCGCGCGAGAGCGTGGCTGACGACCTAGCTGTCGAGGCGCCACTGACGCTGATCCTTGACGGTGAGCCGCTGGCCACCCTGATGCGCTCCCCGGGGCATGACCTGGAATTGGCGGCTGGTTGGCTCACCGTCGAGTCCGGAGTCCGGGGGCCGAGCGACATCCAGCAGTTGCGCGAATCCCGAGATTCGGAGCGGGTTCTCATCTCGCTCGCGCCCGGGGTGCAGGCCCCGCGACCGCGAGCCTTCGTGACCTCGAGTTCCTGTGGCGTCTGCAGCGCTGACGTTTTGGAGACCGCACTGCTGCGCCGCTGGCCGGCCGCCCCCGCTGACTGGAGGATCTCCCGCGACATCGTCCAGGGCCTGCCCGAGTCGATGCGGGAGCAGCAGCGAGCCTTCGCCCGCACCGGTGGCGTGCACGCGGCGGCGCTGGCGACGGTGGAGGGTGAACTGCTGGTCGTCCGTGAGGATGTCGGGCGACACAACGCGACCGACAAGGTCATCGGATGGGGGCTGCTGCAGCATCGGTTGCCGATGAGCTCCCACGTGCTCGTCGTGAGCGGCCGGGTGTCGTTCGAGATCGTGCAGAAGGCGGTGGCCGCCGGGGTGGCGGCGATCGTGGCCGTCTCCGCCCCGACCAGCCTGGCCCTCGACCTGTCCCGGGAGCACGAGTTGCTGCTGGCCGGCATGGTGCGTAGCGGTCGTATGAATCTGTACTCCCGCGCCGACGCCGTGACCGACTAG
- a CDS encoding A24 family peptidase yields MNAPAALIGAVCGAVLSPYLARLSVSAADRSDGRWWRPAPVNAGRVLATTAIAVTLSVLAAAGAGLSAALPALLFLAAVQTPLVVIDYETKRLPDRLVGAAGAGGLLLLGLAAATQRDWSSLLRTLGAGLLVFAIFFAVVMVSPKSFGFGDVKLLGVLAGMLGWFGWLEVYYGVFAGFVLGSIVGVGQLVTRRGTMKSLIPFGPSLIFGAFVVTGLHRLL; encoded by the coding sequence GTGAATGCACCGGCCGCGCTGATCGGAGCGGTCTGCGGTGCCGTTCTGTCGCCCTACCTGGCTCGCCTGAGCGTCAGTGCGGCTGATCGCAGTGACGGGCGCTGGTGGCGGCCCGCGCCCGTGAATGCCGGGCGCGTTCTGGCCACCACCGCGATCGCCGTGACGCTCAGCGTCCTCGCCGCAGCGGGCGCGGGCCTCAGCGCGGCGCTGCCGGCTCTCCTCTTCCTGGCCGCCGTACAGACTCCGCTGGTCGTCATCGACTACGAGACCAAGCGCCTGCCCGACCGGCTGGTCGGTGCGGCGGGGGCGGGCGGTCTGCTGCTGCTCGGCCTGGCCGCAGCGACCCAGCGGGACTGGTCCTCGCTGCTGCGGACGCTGGGGGCCGGCCTGCTGGTCTTCGCGATCTTCTTCGCGGTGGTGATGGTCTCGCCGAAATCATTCGGGTTCGGTGACGTGAAGCTGCTCGGGGTGCTGGCCGGCATGCTCGGATGGTTCGGATGGCTTGAGGTCTACTACGGCGTCTTCGCCGGTTTCGTCCTCGGATCGATCGTCGGCGTCGGGCAGTTGGTGACCCGGCGCGGCACGATGAAGAGCCTGATCCCGTTCGGCCCGTCGCTGATCTTCGGTGCCTTCGTCGTCACCGGCCTGCACCGGTTGCTTTGA
- the nusB gene encoding transcription antitermination factor NusB, whose translation MTARGKARKRALDVLYEADMRDADAISTLAERVRLSEVPINEYTTELVEGVTANVVRIDEILSEFSDGWTIDRMPGVDRAVLRIALYELLWREDIPDAVVIDEAVELAKTLSTDESPRFVNGLLARVMREAPPVDVATG comes from the coding sequence GTGACGGCTCGGGGCAAGGCCCGGAAGCGGGCATTGGACGTCCTCTACGAGGCGGACATGCGCGATGCCGACGCGATCAGCACGTTGGCCGAGCGCGTTCGGCTCAGCGAGGTGCCGATCAACGAGTACACCACCGAACTGGTCGAGGGCGTGACGGCGAATGTCGTGCGAATCGACGAGATCCTGTCGGAGTTCTCCGACGGCTGGACCATCGACCGGATGCCCGGCGTCGACCGCGCGGTGCTGCGGATCGCCCTGTACGAGCTGCTCTGGCGCGAGGACATCCCGGACGCCGTCGTCATCGACGAGGCGGTCGAGTTGGCCAAGACGCTCTCCACCGACGAGTCGCCGCGCTTTGTGAACGGCTTGCTGGCCCGGGTAATGCGCGAGGCGCCACCGGTGGACGTCGCCACCGGCTGA
- a CDS encoding YchJ family protein gives MTSTLRCPCGSGETYPNCCGRFHSGLSDAPTAKALMQSRFSAFAVGDESYLLATWHRSTRPARLELDSGTRWTRLDIVQTLQGGPFDTQGVVEFDAHYRSGTQRGVQHERSLFTRERQRWFYLSGENL, from the coding sequence ATGACGAGCACGCTCCGCTGCCCGTGCGGATCGGGTGAGACGTATCCGAACTGCTGTGGCCGCTTCCACTCCGGCCTGTCGGATGCGCCGACGGCCAAGGCCCTGATGCAATCGCGCTTCAGTGCCTTCGCCGTCGGCGACGAGTCCTACCTGCTTGCGACCTGGCATCGGTCGACGCGCCCGGCCCGCCTTGAGCTCGACAGCGGCACGCGCTGGACCCGCCTCGACATCGTCCAGACGTTGCAAGGCGGGCCCTTCGACACTCAAGGCGTCGTAGAGTTCGACGCTCACTACCGAAGCGGTACGCAGCGCGGTGTACAGCACGAGCGCAGCCTCTTCACGCGCGAGCGGCAGCGCTGGTTCTACCTGAGCGGCGAGAACCTATGA